The sequence atttgcaagtggtttcaatgtgGAGAAGATAAGATACaccatttgattgtaaaggacctaaataaggatcctagaaaaagTGTATTTCTTTGTCACAGTCTTATAAGGCTGTCATGTTTTGTGGCATCCCTTGAGTGTTCAACTTTTAAGATCTTTAAGAGGCTATATGTATTGTTTTTACCTTTCCATTAACACCCCTTTGCAGGCCAGCGACAGattgaagaaataaattaaaaaaaagaaagaaagtacaAATAGTTTTAAGACTGTTaaaagtgcagtgatggcggtgTATGACCAACAGTCATAAAAAACTCCTTTCCTACTTGTTTGCAGGTTGCTCCAACTTCTATCAAGTCTTTATTGCATCTAGATTTGACAGTATTACATTGTATTTGGTGTACAAATGTTgaaatgtatgcaaaaacattaaaatcattgctgtcccagtcctctagactattttttctgtgtaagggcagcagtatggcatttATTTGACATAATGTCAGTGTTCTAAGATAAGGTTTGAATCTTTGGGAGTGCTTGGTATATGTCAAAGCAAGGTTTAAAACATTTAATTGGGTCTAGTAACATGGAGAAGACttttaaattgcaaaccctcactaaaaccttcaaaaacccttgaaaagtgcctattttgtggggcagTCCTAAAACAGTccatacagtacttgccatagaaaaaatccttgagctttcatcatcaaatgaccacatctccaagggttttccatgaagtttagcagattgagcaaggtgaacaaatttcactagaaactagggctaattctagtagcctttttggagcaaatttgaccaattcatgaaatcggtaaggaaggggaagaaattggttgtttcaaatcatcaaaattgatgagtagagacctgagataccctactacaatatccaaagcattgtattgaaccatttgataaaatggaccttttgcacctagaaagttgctttgagtaaccCTACGTTCTTTGCTTCCAAttgagaaatttccattcttgagaagtgaaggacagtcatcatactttgcagacctgtttagatgctcagtcaacacattaatatgattgaaatccttaaaggtgcaaacaaggttaggtaaaccatggttctccaacagttgcccattcctggaagagaggagattcagccagttggacaaccaaacttgttcatttttggtgacactcaagaggacctcatttcagatttgaatgccttagcatggaaggtaaggaggagtgatgtccaatacaatagggtgcaagcagtgttgaatagagaggaggagataggagaaaggtttagaagaatcccatttgtgcctagggattgatttgggaagaacattgagaacaaaagcccaccaacctcaaagaagactaaccttctatcatccctcctcatcaGTACAAGAGCAATTAGGATCTAAATACATGAACTATATGATCTACTACAAAGTGATGTATGAAGCCTTACGTTCTAAAGAAAAATATAAGAGCTTGGTCGCTTGGCTAACAAAATTAAGTCAATGATGAATAATTGTTAAGAAGAATTTGATATCGATACCCAAAAATTACCCAAGATACAATGACCCAAATAGATTCCAAGTTATCATAAAAGaaaacatgaataaaaaaattagtcAACCAACCACTTAAAAGGTCAAAAATAATAAAGGAATGGTGGCATTCACTAAGTTGAAATAAGGAAAGAAGCCATGAATATGAAATCCAACCCGAGGACTGAAATAATGGTACATAGATAGAACATAAGAGGAGGTGATGGACCCTAATGCCTTGAAATATCACTTAAAACACAACTTCAGTCAAACATGAGATAACAGCCATTCACTTTCAATTTAGATAGCTTGGATAAGAATCGTACACGTAAGCAGGTACTATTAATCAAGCTACAGACTAAAAGCATCAAGAGTGTTTCAACAGTATTTATTcgtataaaataaatttaatcttaCTGATTATTATGAACTCTGAAAGGGTTTGAAAAAACATCTCTAGTAATTTTCTATTTGACGTTAAATCCATCTTCAAGATGCCTCCGCAAAAAAAAATCATAACGAGGTAGCGGCCAAGGTAGCCGACTAAATTTTTACCATCAAGTTTATTAAAAAACATGGCCCACTGTTCTCGAAATGAATGAGTCAAGAACCATAGTAATGTGATATCCTTTTCAGTAAACTGTCCACGTGCCCAATTTATTTAGTTTTCAAATTTTTGGTACGATTTTAAATTTATTGCCAGCTTTCTCTTTAATATTTCCACCAGGTCACATTTCATATCTTTTATTACATGATCATAATTTTCTTCTTACATCCTTTAATTCTATTTGCAGATAATCATGAAGTCTGGTTTGAATATGCCGATTGGAGGGTAAGTTTTCAATAATTACAAGCGGAGCACATGGCACTGGAGAAGCTATTGCTCGCCTCTTCAACAAACGTGGAGCGAAAGTCATGATTGCAGACATTGCAGACGATGTTGGTCATAAGCTGGCAGAATCTTTGTTACAGTGGACAGTCTATATTCACTGTGATGTGAGCAAAGAGGAAGACGTTAGGACAGCAGTAGATTTGGCCATGGAAAAGCATGGACAATTGGACATTATGTTTAGCAATGCGGGTATTGTAGATAGCCATCGAAATAGTGTTGCAGAGTATAACATGGAGGAAGCAATACAAATACCTCAACAACCTCTATAAAAGAACATAGAAAATTCCTCAATCTAATCAATATCAATTACTAGATACTTGTATGTCTCATGTGCTTGCTACGTCCACCTCCTTGGTGCCTACCTGGCTAGATATACACATTCAAAGTAGACAACGACTAATAAAACTAGTATCAAGCGGTTTTTCTAGCATTATGGCAATGATCGAGGCATCAAGACCCAAAAATAGACCAAGAAATATAACTTTCACTTCTATTAATGGATTTAGAGCTAGAATAATTGAGATATCTATGCATATGAttatgattgataatgatgagatggaGCTTACAACAATAGATTACAACAATAATATTATCAACGTTGGTGTGCAGGCAAGGGAGCAAGAtataaatgaaacataaagtacAATGATTTCAAATTTATCTCGAATGGATAAGGATTTCAAGACAAAGACGAAACTTGAGGAGGAAGAACTAGAGCTAATATCATAAATTGAAAACTTGGATGATCACCTCCAAGCTGTATTAGATCGATATATAACaactactattttttttcttttcaacagaCATCTCATTCTTATAAGATGGAGCATATAATGGAGTATGTAGAGAAGAGAACCAGTAATGGATCGTGTTCCAATAATCAATCACTCTTTGTGCATCTAACTtcttaattattaaatttaaaggAGTTAGAAAAATGATACGTCCCATTACTAATTTTAAAGGACacaaaaaatgataataaaaatcTCATTAATAAGTTTAATATGTATCAATAGTAgatcacattttatcttttttgatccataattgatctatttgtgcaccactactatgacatttgtccacaagtaccACCAATTTTGAGTGGATGGTTATTGaaacatctttaagtaggtatcattCGACACTTTGAAAGGTGTACTTTTTGACCCATGTGTGCATAACTAATCCCACATCATGTGTCGTGACTACCCATAAGCCATAACcttagctataagtagttaagttatatacacaaacaacaacaacaaaaaatcatcaaaaatcgaTGTATCGTTTAGGATCTATAGGTACACGAAGTTAGATATAACCACTATTGGTAAACTTCCCATAACATGAACAATTAAGATCTGCATGGGGAACTATATGAACAAGGCTACAAAGTAATGGATCCTTAAGTTCAAAATAAAAACGCAAGAGCTTGGTTGCTTGGCGAACAAGATCAGCTCAATGATGAATGATTGTTaagaagaattcaatattgatgcCTAAAATTTATTTAGGATAGTGATAACCATCCAAATAGATCTCCAACTTGTCATAAAAGAGAGTAtagataaaaatattaattagttgGAACCACTTAAAAGATCAAAAATAATAAAGTGAAGAAATGAATGACTGATAAGATTCATGAGGTGAAGCATACCAatagtcattatagctaacttcgcatacccacagatcctaaacgatACAGGGGTATTGACGATTTTTTTAATTGTATCTATATGTCACTTAACTGTattagctattgttttggcttcttagAAGTAATGATACATGTTGCGGGATCTATTATGTGTgaaagggtcaaaaagtggtcattttaatgtgtcgcctgatacctacttaaagattcCCCAAAAACCATGTGGTATAACCACTTCAAAATTTGCCTAACCTATATACAAAAATAAAGTTGCACAACTTGTCCAATTAAAATCTTTAAGTTCTAACTATTGAAGGTACAAATAGACAACTATTGAtacatatgaaatttattaataaatttttaattatcatttttttgatttctttaaatttagaaattgaaaaattaaatcattttattgatttctttaaatttagaaattgaaaaattagaattgaaaaaagaaaaaaccaTCCCAGAACTAAGAGAATAGTATATTGGTAGACCATGATGATGAGTTGATAGACCCTGATGCCTTGAAATATCACGCGAAACACCACCTGAGTGAAACTTGAGGTAACAGCCATTCAGTTTCAATTTAGATAGCTTGGATAAGAATCGTACACGTAAACAAGTACTATTAATCCAGCTACAAACTAAAAACATCAAGAGAGTTCCGGCAGTATTTATTCGTATAAAATAAAATCAATCTTACTGATTATTATGAACGTTGAAAGGGTTTGACGAAACCTCTCTAGTAATTTTCTATTTGACGTTAAATCCAGCTTCAAGATGCCCTGGCAAAAAACTTTCGTGACCATCTAGCGGCCATGGTAGCCAACCAATTTTTTACCATCCTCGAAATTGTCTAATGTCCTCAAAATGAATGCGTCAAGGACCATAGTAATGTGATATCCTTTTCAGTACACTGTCCACATGCCCAATTTATTACTGTATGAAATTCTGGGTACGAATTTAAATTTATTTCTACCTTTCTCTTAAATATTCCACCAGCCCACTCTTCATATCTTTTATCACTCTTCATATCTTTTATTTATAGTATCTTCTCTGAATCATCATGCAACTATCTGCTTTAGCTTTATCACATCTCAACTTCTAAAGCGTATTCTTTGACAAGCTTCAAAAGAGGAAGAACTATGTCTACATCGGCGACACAGAGAAGGTAATAACTTACATGCTCATAATTTTCCTCTTACATCGTTTAATTCTATTTGCAGATAATATGAGGTCTGGTTTGAATATGCAGATTGAAGGGAAAGGTTGCAATAATTACAGGCGGAGCACATGGCATTGGGGAAGCTAGTGCTCGCCTCTTCAACAAACATGGAGCGAAAGTCATAATTGCAGACATTGCAGACGATGCTGGTCATAAGCTGGCAGAATCTCTGTCACAGTGGGCAGTCTATATTCACTGTGATGTGAGCAAAGAGGAAGACGTTAGGGCAGCAGTAGATTTGGCCATGGAGAAGCACGGACAACTGGACATTATGTTTAACAATGCGGGCATGGTAGATAGCCATCGAAGTAGTGTTGTGGAGTATAACATGGAGCAATTTGAACGCACCATGAATGTAAATGTAAAAGGAGTAATGCACGGCATTAAGCATGCTGCCCGCGTAATGATACCCAGGCGAAAAGGGTGCATAATTTCTACAGCCAGTATTTCAGGCGTTGTGGGAGGAACTACATCTTATGGATACACTGCTTCAAAACATGCAGTTATAGGCTTGACTAAAAATGGTGCAGCTGAACTCGGAAAATATGGTATCAGAGTCAACTGTGTTTCTCCTTATCTTGTTGCAACTGGGCTTATAATGAACTATTCAGCAAAAGGGAAGAATGAAATGGAGACGTGGGGTAGCAGCTTAGCCAACTTGAAGGGAACGATTCTTAAAGCAGAGGATATTGCAGAGGCTGCTCTGTATTTGGCCAGTGATGAATCTAAATATGTGAGCGGCCATAATCTTGTTGTGGATGGAGGCTTCACGGTTGTAAACCACGACTGGGGACTTTACAGGCCATAATAACTGTGAACATTCAGTCTTCATGTCCTCATTCAAGTTAGCCTGATATAGGAGCTATGGATAGAACATGCGATGATTGTAGCTCAGTGATGTGAGAGAACATTACTACTAGTGCATTCTCTGTAAGATGCTAGTTATCTAGAACTTGTTATTTGCATCACATAATTTAGTTCAGGCCCTTATTCAATAATCCTGATATAGCAGCCATTTATAGTATCTATGATATAGTAGTGCAGTGATATGAAAAAGCACCATGGGAATACAACTATAGGGAAGATAATTTATTTACAATTTGTTGAATCTTCTTTCTACAATGTTTACGAGTTTATAATGCAATATATAGGATTTTGCTAGTTGTTGATGAAAGTAATAATATAATATACTTAAAATTATTGATGTACAATAATGTTGCTATAGGGATACGAAGGATTATGATAATCACCTATGTTGGTAGTGTGTGATTTTGATCAAATGGATAATGATGCTAGATGATGCATAATGACCTATAGGTGATTATTAACTTGAACCTTTTGTCtagtggctctataaataatgattAGTTGAAATCGTGTTAGCTTAGGCATTTGATTAGTTCAAATAATGACTAGCTGAAATTATATTAAGTTAAGCATGATTTTCTTTTCCTACATAGTTAAATtgggggaatgtagactcaagtatACATTGAGGAAGATAACAAATGACCAGATAGGCAAGTGAATTTGGGCTTATTTGTCTAAAATCTCAAGAATTGGACTAATAAGTTATCTCCCCTTGAACATGTGAGTTCCCAAATAACAGCGATTTCAACAAATACATCACCTCCAATGTCAAAGGAAGGAACAAAGAGACAATATAGTTACTTGTGATAATGACTCACACAGTTGATAACTCTCAAATTAATGATTTCCTTTTGATGGATGTGATCTTCCCCGCTTTAATTTTTATTGAAAagttaatcaaattttaattcttgcTTTCCTTTTTTGTGTTTGGCTTTTTTTCTCACATTTCTATATTCGTGACAAGTTCTGGTTaataaatttaatttgatagaaaatgTAAGTTTATGTGGagatatttgttttattttaagtAATTATTGTTAACTCAAGACAACAAGTATATTTCTTTTATCAATTTGATGATTGTTGGTAGTTTTTTGAAACTTATAAAAACATTAATACAACCTAGATAAGCTAAAAAGTAGTCAAGCATATGGTATTACCCAAGAAAAGTAGGCTTACGTAGCACTGTTATAAACCAATGTTCAAAATAAATTAAAGGAGAAaatgaaattataattttttaaataataaaaaatatatatcaaatatattGCACAGAATAGTCTTACATGTGTGTTGATTGAGCATAAAAAGGTTTCTCATCAATTTTGGCATATCTTCTAGTATAACCTTTCAAAATTATTTGTCTAGCCTAACTTGCTCAAATATCATATTATAAATtgggatcttaggatactaatcattataaacaagatattaAATAAATGCATTGAGAATCATACAACCATAAAATAACACATTATAcaagatataaatgggaaaacccttccAGGTAAAAAATACCCTATAAAGCATCATTTATGAAAACACTTACAAATGTAGTCTATCATGAATAGACTAGACCTAGGGACGCCCCTCCAGTAGTTTCAATTGGCCAATAAttcctcttgtgcatagtgatacaactcaccataaagctccaaattcacattcctctcatataagagagaacctccttaaatataagaggaagggtgacttcactagttgcaacttttcattaactctcattcacaaataattaataatctaacagttattagattataattatttcaaattggATATAATTTTAAAGCATATagtatataaggttttataacctatATTAAAACATTatgtataaatgttataaggatgtgacccCTAATAAAATTATGTTCTAATAATTACCCTCCTTcatctttcaaaataaaaaatgtagaGGATTTCAATCTTGTTAATGGATTTTGTTCATTAGCCATTACATTGAGTCCTTTAAGCATATGAAATTGGAACATATATAGAAAATATCAAGTAATCAATTGAAAGATCCATTAAAGACAATAAACCATGAGCCGAGAATTAGAAAACTACAATTAAAATATACATGATTTCTTGAGAGAAACTAACAAAAGGTGACTGATAAATCCAAGCAAGATAATGTAAAAAATTCTTGATAAGTTGTCACTCCTAAGATAGGAAATATGATGTCTCTCCTAGGAATAATAATGTGAATTCTAGATGCTTCAAATATTTCCCCCTAGATGTTCTGTTATCCTTAACTGATAAATGAAATCATAcatcaacaattttccaaatatgAAGACAATAGATAATTTAATATGaactatttattttaatatttttttatctagAAGGCCCATATACCCTATATTGAAAATAATATGTATaatgtcaatgggcccttggtctactcgtgaagttgaatggctccaaatgagcccaccagggtTCAAGTTttgctgagtgcaaggctccaACATCGTAAGGGATGAGGCCAAGATCGTGCCTTGGGCGAGAGGTTCAGCCTATTGGATCGTGCCCCCATATTGGGTATTATCACTCAACTATTCCAAATTAATCTAGCAAATAACAAGATCATTTGAAGAAGGAAGCTATGTCATACACATAAACATCTAGGAGAGAATTTTAGATTGGGAATCTAGTTCGCAATCATAATAGGTACATATTCATTCCCTTTTTATATTGATTGTTAATGCATAAAatactaaattaaaaaatatataatctaCATTTTTAAACAATAAGAGATTTTGTTGTTTCCAAAgtaaaaattaaacaaaattgtAGGAACATATATCAAGCATGAACCACATTAGAAATACTTTTCATCTTTTTGTGTTGATAAAAATGATGTTAGAAAGGTACAATATCTAAAATCTAGACAAATTATTtttgaatatccaattttaaattaatatgtagataataaaaagataataaaagaagtATATATTCTATAAATCAAATCTACCAAGGAAAAATCCTTCCACTACATTAAGCTAAAGAAGAAGTCATATTTATAGATGGGATATCTAGAGAAGTACTAAAGTACAACAATCTTtgagttaaaagaaaaattgatcAACCATTAGCTAAAATGTGGCATTTTCTTTTAAAGAATAATAGAACTAACAATGAGAAAATTAATACAAAATTTTctctataaaaattaaaaaaaaatccaacaaGTATAAAAAAAAACAAAGATTATAACTActcaaagtaaaaataaaatatattaaatagaaATTATGAAATTACACGGAAGAAGGAGAAAACAAAGACAATAAACAACCTTCCTTTGCACAAGCCTTTATAATAGTTCTTCGCTAAGTCATACATCCACTAAAGTAAGGATACTTATAATATGGGTTAGTGAGTTATGAGTTGCTTATGAGTGAATTGCTTAAATAGAAAGTTGTATCAACCCATTCTCTTTATATCCAACTCCATCGACCATTATCCGTATTTAAGAAAATTCATTTCAATAATTGATTCTTATAATAAAGCTTCTATCACATCCCAGGAGACtctttctttgtaaataatatgataaacatttataaatttatTGAATAATTATAAGCAATATGTTGGGAAATAGATATTGGGATATAAAGTCACCAGTAGGTCAGTAAATTCCCAATAATATAAGTAGATACAACAATAAGACACAACTTTTAGTAGACAAAAGCAGGATAGCTTCTAGTCCTAAGACTAATCAGCCAAAAGAAGCTCTAAATTTTAGCAATAAAGAAGAGAATATTGCATAAAGAAAGAGCAATGATCTTGATTAGAATCTGAAAGACCTAAGCAGTAATCTATTCCACCCAACTGATCATCTCGGACACACAAATAGATCAACAACTAACCACCGAGAAGCTAGACAAACGGAAAAGGCTTCTGGATAAAATTGAGAtggaaaagaacaacaaaagctaTATTCCACCAAGCAATACCAGTATCTCAATCACCTCTATCTAATCAATATCAAGTACTAGATACTTCTGTCTCGTGTACTTGATACATCCACCTCCTTGGTACCTACCTGGCTAATCAACAGTCAAAGTAAACAATGACTAATAAAGCTAGTATCAAAGGGTTTGTCTAGGATAATGGCAATGATCAAGGCATCAAGACCCAAAAAAATAGACCAAGAAATATATCTCTCACTTTTATTGATGTCTTTAGACCCAGAATAATAGAGATGTCTAACCATATGATTAATAATGATAAGATGGAGCTTACAACAATAGATTACAAGATATTATTATCAACGTTGATGTGCAGACAAGGGAGGAAGAGATACATGAAACATAAAGTATCTCGAATGGATAGGAATTTCAAGACAGAGAGGAAAGTTTATGATTAAATAGTAGAGCTAATATCATATATTAAATACTTGGATGCTCATCTCCAAGCTACGGATAGAtcgaaggatttttttttttcaaagaaagaattctcttTCTTATCTAAGATGAAATATGTTACATGAGCAATTAATATCTGGATGGAGCAACTATGTGACCAAGGCTATAAAGTGATGGATGAAGCCTTAAgttcaaaagaaaaatgcaagagatTTGGTTGCTTGACAAACAGGATCAAAACAATGATGAACAATTGTTAAGAAGAATTTGATAGAGATAATGATCTACATAAAGGCCAACTTACATAAAAGAGAGTATGCATAAAAATATTAATCAACTGAAACCACTTAAAGGTCAA is a genomic window of Cryptomeria japonica chromosome 7, Sugi_1.0, whole genome shotgun sequence containing:
- the LOC131056230 gene encoding short-chain dehydrogenase reductase 2a-like, which gives rise to MSTSATQRRLKGKVAIITGGAHGIGEASARLFNKHGAKVIIADIADDAGHKLAESLSQWAVYIHCDVSKEEDVRAAVDLAMEKHGQLDIMFNNAGMVDSHRSSVVEYNMEQFERTMNVNVKGVMHGIKHAARVMIPRRKGCIISTASISGVVGGTTSYGYTASKHAVIGLTKNGAAELGKYGIRVNCVSPYLVATGLIMNYSAKGKNEMETWGSSLANLKGTILKAEDIAEAALYLASDESKYVSGHNLVVDGGFTVVNHDWGLYRP